The genome window TTCCCAGGCGGCCGATGTTCGTAACAAAGGCGTAGAGATCACCTTGCGGTATAGCGACAAGATCGGGGCCGACTTTACTTATTATATCGGGGGCAACATCACCCTGAATAAAAACAACGTGGAGAAAGTAAACGGCGTACTGAAGCTCACAGGCGGCAGCCTGGGTAATGGGCAAACGGTAACCTATACAGTAGAGGGACAACCCATTGGAAGCTTCTATGCCTATAACGTATTGGGCATTATCAAAGATGCAGCCGATGCCGCCAGTTATCCCGTCTATAGCGGGTACAAACCGGGCGACCTGAAGTTTGAAGACAGGAATAAGGACGGGGTGATAGATGATAAGGATAAAATGTTTGTAGGCGCTTACCAGCCCAAAACCTATTATGGCATCAACGGTGGATTTACCTGGAAAAGCATTGACTTTTCATTTGATTGCTATGGCAATGCCGGCAATAAAATATACAACGGCAAAAAAGCGGTACTGGTAGGCTATGACAATATTGAAATGTCAAGGACGGTCGACAGGTGGACTACTACCAATACAGACGCCAGCAATCCCAGGGCCAGCAGCACCGGTCCGCTGGTTTCTACCTACTACATTGAGTCAGGCAGTTTTTTCCGGATCAACAACATTACTGCCGGTTATACCTTTTCTTCCTTAAGTAAGAAAACAGGCATAGCTAGGCTGCGGGTATATGCTTCGGCACAAAACCCTGTCATCTTTAAACAATTCAGCGGTTATACACCGGAGTTGCCCGGAGGCCCGCTCGATTCGGGCATAGAATTAAACCTGTACCCGGTTAGCTCAACCTACCTGTTGGGCGTGAACATCTCCTTTTAATCCTTCAATCAGCACAAAATGAAAAAACGATCAGCATATCTCCTTCCCGGTCTGGCAGTACTGTTCCTGTTGCCGGCCTGTAAAAAAGACTGGTTAAGCCCCGCCAATGAAAATATCCTGGTGGCCACAGATTCCACCTTTCTGAAGCCCGAAAACGCCACCAGCTTTGTAACCATGGTATATAACCAGCTAACGGTGTGGAATACGGCTACCTTCTCCTGGATCGGCGTAAGCAGTATCACTTCTGACGATGCAGATAAAGGAAGCTCAGCCGGTGATAATGGAGGAGATAAAAACCTCATGGACGCCCTTACCTATACCCCCACCTCCGGGTCTGTAATTGAAGTGTGGACGGGCAACTACCAGGGCATCAAAAGGGCCAATGAAGCATTGGCCAATGTACCCAAATACCAGATTGATGCGGCCCTGAAAACAAGGTTACTGGCGGAAGCCCGTTTCCTGCGGGCTTACTTCTATTTTACACTGGTACGCACTTATGGCGGCGTACCCATTGTAGATACTGCGCTGGATGCCAACAACCCGGCCGACTTTGAAAGGGCCAACATAAGAAGAACAAAAGAGGAGGTTTATGCATTTATTGAAGAAGACCTTAATTATGCCTTAAGCATATTACCCACGAAACAGGAATATGGCGCCGCCAATATCGGTCGCGCGAGTAAAGGCGCCGCTGCTGCCTTGCTGGCCAAAGTAAGTATGTACCAGCAGAAATGGGACCAGGTGCTGAGCCTTACCAATGCTATTATTGCAGGTACGTATGGCACTTATGGACTGGAGCCCGACTTTACCAGGATATGGCGGGAAGTGGGTGAAAATGGTATGGAGTCTTTATTTGAAGTGCAAGGCAAGGGCACCGTTACATTGGCCGGCGTTCAGCAATACAGCCAGGTGCAGGCCATGCGGGGAGCTACTTTCAGCGGTGTCACCAATGCCTATTCCGGCTGGGGATTCAATACCCCTTCTGCCAACCTCGATTCGGCCTTTGAAGCGGGTGATGTAAGAAAAAATGCCACCATCATTCACATCGGTGATACCTTATGGGATGGCGTTATTTTGGTCAACGCTTCCAATCCCCGCTATAATAGGAAGGCGTATGTCAGTAAAACCCAGGAAACATACAGCAGTGACAGCTATACAAACAAAAATGTAAGGATATTGAGAATGGGGGAAGTGTACCTGATGAATGCAGAAGCCGCCAACGAAAAGGACCTGCCCAGCCAGGCACAAACCTCCCTGAATGCCGTACGCAACAGGGCTGGTCTGGCCAACACCACGGCGGCAGCCAAGGCCGATCTGAAAACAGCCATCTGGAATGAAAGGCGGGTGGAACTGGCTATGGAGCATGACCGTTTCTTTGACCTGGTGCGCCAGGGACGGGCAGGCACGCTCATGCGGGCACATGGAAAAGCATTCATAGACGGTAAGCATGAAGTATTTCCCATTCCCCAAACGCAAATTGATAATTCGGGAGGGATCATGAAACAGAACGATAAATACTAAGATCGTCCTTAAAGGCCCGTTTTCAGCCGTACCGGTCAATAGCTTGAAAAAGCCCCGCTCATCATTAATGAACGGGGCTTTTCATATAAGCATATAATCTACTACTGATGTCCTGGCGAAGCAAAGGCGCTAACAGCTAAAGGCTAAAAGCTAACACCTCTCCTATTGTTGGCTATGATCAAAATTCACCAGCCAGCTAATGCCAAACTTGTCTTTGAAACTACCAAAATAAGCGCCCCAGAAAGTATCCTGCAATGGCATTTCCACGGCGCCGCCGGCGCTCAGACCGTTGAATAAATGGTCTGCCTCTTCCCGGCTGGCGGGGTGCAGGGATATATGTACATTATTCCCTACCGTCAGTTGATGGCCCATGGAAGGCATCGTATCGGAGCCCATCAGCGTAGTATGTGCATCAATAGGCAATGCAATGTGCATGACCCTGTTCTTTTCATTCTCCGGCATATTCTCTGCACCTGGCATGGTACCAAACTTATGTACGCCGGTAAATTCACCGCCAAAAACAGACTTGTAAAAATTGAAGGCTTCTTCGGTATTACCGTCGAAGTTTAAATAAGGATTCATTTTAGCCATACTTGCAATGTTTTAATGGTATGTAATTAAGGAATCTACTATCAACTTAATGGGTTTTAAAGGTAAATATCTTATTAAATTAACCCGGTATAAGCAGGACGAGGCCGGAGAAATGGGGGATGAAGTTTGGAGGCAACAACGCCCACTAGCCACTCACCATTCACCACTAGCCTTTTCCATTGTATCAAAACCGGACAGTTTTTGTATCGGAAGCGAACTACCTCATAGGCTTATACCTG of Paraflavitalea devenefica contains these proteins:
- a CDS encoding RagB/SusD family nutrient uptake outer membrane protein, whose protein sequence is MKKRSAYLLPGLAVLFLLPACKKDWLSPANENILVATDSTFLKPENATSFVTMVYNQLTVWNTATFSWIGVSSITSDDADKGSSAGDNGGDKNLMDALTYTPTSGSVIEVWTGNYQGIKRANEALANVPKYQIDAALKTRLLAEARFLRAYFYFTLVRTYGGVPIVDTALDANNPADFERANIRRTKEEVYAFIEEDLNYALSILPTKQEYGAANIGRASKGAAAALLAKVSMYQQKWDQVLSLTNAIIAGTYGTYGLEPDFTRIWREVGENGMESLFEVQGKGTVTLAGVQQYSQVQAMRGATFSGVTNAYSGWGFNTPSANLDSAFEAGDVRKNATIIHIGDTLWDGVILVNASNPRYNRKAYVSKTQETYSSDSYTNKNVRILRMGEVYLMNAEAANEKDLPSQAQTSLNAVRNRAGLANTTAAAKADLKTAIWNERRVELAMEHDRFFDLVRQGRAGTLMRAHGKAFIDGKHEVFPIPQTQIDNSGGIMKQNDKY
- a CDS encoding VOC family protein; protein product: MAKMNPYLNFDGNTEEAFNFYKSVFGGEFTGVHKFGTMPGAENMPENEKNRVMHIALPIDAHTTLMGSDTMPSMGHQLTVGNNVHISLHPASREEADHLFNGLSAGGAVEMPLQDTFWGAYFGSFKDKFGISWLVNFDHSQQ